The genomic stretch AAACTATTATCGATTTATCACTCATCTTAAATTCTTTGCTCAAAGAATCTTTAGTAAAACTTATTTAAATAATGAAGAGGACTTTTTATTTAATACGATTAAAGAGAAATATAAAGATGCTTCTAACTGTACAGAAAAGATTACGGATTTTGTATTGAAAAAATATGAATATGAATTAAGTACGGAAGAAAAGCTTTATCTTACAATTCACATTGCTCGTGTTGTAAATCGAAATTAATTTTACTGAAAGCGTTGACATGATTAATATACAATGATAATATTAAGGTATCAATTAAATACATCCGATAGGATTGTTACTGGTCGTGCAGGCAAAACCTAAATTGTCGTTTCTAATGTTATTTTAGAGACGTACAGTTTAGGTTTTTTGTTTTCTTGAGCCACTTTTGATCCGGACAAAGGCAGTCAGGAAGGCCAGTTTGCTTAATAATTGTATTTGATTTAAAATTTAATAATTTATTTCAGGATTGTTACTGATCATGCAGGCAAAACCTAAATTACAAGTGCGTATGAACTTTATTATACGCGAGTAGTTTAGGTTTTTTATTTTTCTACAATAACAATTCAGAAGAGATATTCATTGTTTTTGGAATTTTCCGTAACTTGAGGAGGGGTATTTATGGATTATAAAAAAACGGCTAGTGAGATAATCGAATTAGTTGGTGGAGAAAAAAATATATCGAATTTGATTCACTGTATCACAAGACTACGATTCAATTTAAATGACGAAAGCATTGCTGAAAAAAACAAAGCTAAACTAGAAGCAGTTAATGGAGTCATGGGTGTAAATAAAAGCGGAACTCAGTTTCAAGTAATCATCGGAAACGATGTTGTAAAAGTATTTAATGAAATTAATAAGATCGCCAATATTAACACGAGCAATTCAAGCGGTGGTAATAAGAAAAAAGGAAATGTTTTAGGAAGTATCTTTGATGTAATTTCTGGAACATTCGCTCCAATATTACCTGCAATTACTGGTGCAGGTATGATCAAAGCCATTCTTGCTATTCTTTTGACATTCCATTGGATTTCAGACAAAAGCCAAGCATATACAATAATGAATGCAATTGGAGATGGAGCGTTCTACTTCATACCATTCTTAGTAGCATTTAGTGCAGCGAAAAAATTTGGTTCTAATCAATTTGTTGCAGTGTCCATAGCAGGAGCTTTGATGCACCCAACAATTACAGCGTTATTAAGTGCTGGGAAACCAGTACACTTTATCGGTCTTCCTGTAACAGCGGTAACATATGCATCATCTGTTATACCGATCTTATTAGCAGTTTGGATCGCTTCTTATGTTGAAAAGTGGACTGATCGTGTAACGCCAAGCATGGTCAAATTAATTATCGTACCAACTGTTACTTTACTAATCATGGTACCAATTACATTAATTGCTGTTGGACCACTTGGTGTAATTATTGGTGGCGGACTTTCTAAAGGGGTAACATTCCTATATGCCCATACTGGAATCTTTGCTGGTCTTCTACTTGGAGGTACATTCTCTTTAATCGTTATGACTGGTATGCATTACGCGTTTTTACCAATCGTAGTTGGAAACTTAAGTACAAAAGGATACGACACAATTCTACCTGCAATGTTTATGGCTAATATGGGTCAAGCAGGTGCGGCTTTTGCAGTATTCTTAAAATCGAAAAATAAATCATTTAAATCATTAGCTTTATCGGTTAGTATGACAGCTTTAATGGGTGTTACAGAACCTGCTATGTATGGTGTAAATATGAGACTTAAAAAGCCGTTCATTGGGGCTTTAGTCGGTGGAGCTTTAGGTGGAGCGTATTACGCATTAATGTCTGTTAAATTATTCGTTATTCCGAGTAATGCTGGTCTTCCTGGTATTCCATTCTTTATTGGGTCAACATTTGTTTATGCTTTAATTGGTTTACCAATCGCATTCATTGGTGGCACGATTGCTGCTTACTTTATCGGATTTGAAGATGTGGAAGAAGCACAAGATGATAAAAAAGAAGTAAAGGTAGTAAATGAAGTAAAAAAATTAGATAAAGATGCTGTCCACGTGGTAGTAAGCCCGCTTCAAGGAAAAGTTGTACCTTTAACCGAAGTAAATGATGCTGCATTTTCTAGTGAAGCATTAGGTAAAGGGATTGCTATTGAGCCTCAAGAAGGAAAAGTTGTTTCTCCTGTTAATGGGGTCGTTACAACATTATTTAAAACAAAACATGCAATTGGCATTACTTCAGAAGATGGAATTGAAATTTTAATTCATGTCGGGATCGACACAGTTAAATTAGATGGAGAATTCTTCACAGCATATATAAATCAAGGTGACAATGTTAAAGCTGGAGACTTACTTGTTGAATTTGATTTAGTAAAAATTAAAGAAGCAGGTTATGAAGTTACAACACCAGTTATTATTACAAACAGTAGAAATTACTCAGAAGTAAATGCTGTAAATAAAGAAAATATTAAAGAAAATGAAACACTTTTAACGATTTGTGGCTAATTAGATAAATGATTCTGACTGGTGAATTTACAATCAGCAGTCAGAATATTTTAATAAAGAATTAATTATGGAGGGGACATTATGACAAATACTAAATATTCATTTCCAGAAGGATTTTTATGGGGAGGAGCAACTGCTGCAAACCAATTAGAAGGTGCTTATCAAGAAGGTGGCAAAGGGTTAAATTTAGCAGACGTTATGCCTGGTGGAAAAGTAAGATTAAAAGTTATACAAGAACCAGGTTTTGATTTTAAAATAAATAATGAAAAATTTGTTTATCCAAATCATGATGGAATTGACTTCTATCATCGCTATAAAGAAGATATTGCACTTTTTGCAGAAATGGGCTTTAAAACTTATCGCATGAGTATTGCATGGAGTCGTATTTTCCCAAAAGGTGATGAATTAGAGCCAAATGAAGAAGGCTTAGCATTCTACGACCGTGTATTTGATTAACTAAAAAAATATA from Arthrobacter citreus encodes the following:
- a CDS encoding PTS transporter subunit EIIC codes for the protein MDYKKTASEIIELVGGEKNISNLIHCITRLRFNLNDESIAEKNKAKLEAVNGVMGVNKSGTQFQVIIGNDVVKVFNEINKIANINTSNSSGGNKKKGNVLGSIFDVISGTFAPILPAITGAGMIKAILAILLTFHWISDKSQAYTIMNAIGDGAFYFIPFLVAFSAAKKFGSNQFVAVSIAGALMHPTITALLSAGKPVHFIGLPVTAVTYASSVIPILLAVWIASYVEKWTDRVTPSMVKLIIVPTVTLLIMVPITLIAVGPLGVIIGGGLSKGVTFLYAHTGIFAGLLLGGTFSLIVMTGMHYAFLPIVVGNLSTKGYDTILPAMFMANMGQAGAAFAVFLKSKNKSFKSLALSVSMTALMGVTEPAMYGVNMRLKKPFIGALVGGALGGAYYALMSVKLFVIPSNAGLPGIPFFIGSTFVYALIGLPIAFIGGTIAAYFIGFEDVEEAQDDKKEVKVVNEVKKLDKDAVHVVVSPLQGKVVPLTEVNDAAFSSEALGKGIAIEPQEGKVVSPVNGVVTTLFKTKHAIGITSEDGIEILIHVGIDTVKLDGEFFTAYINQGDNVKAGDLLVEFDLVKIKEAGYEVTTPVIITNSRNYSEVNAVNKENIKENETLLTICG